The genomic stretch CATCATCATGTGGCATTGAGACTTCTTTCGCATCTTCCTCCGAAAATGTTAGAACACTCGGTTCCTTTTTCTGAATCTTGGAGGGTTTTTCTAGTGCGAAGATTTCTTCCATTCTAGTCTGTATGGATCTTCCCTTTTTTGACCGAAACCTTACAGATTTATGGGGGAGATAGCAAAAAGGGAAGATCCATAAATAACAACCATTGAAGCAGTTGGCAATCAACATTTCCAAATTGGTTTGGTAAAAGAATTTTTGTCAgctaaaaaaaagagttgatcCCTATTATAAATTGGAGTAGAAATTAAACAGTTCAACAAAGGAGCACGCACCACCAAACAGATCCGGCCCAAGGCATAAAACTAATGTTGGCCAACACTGTAAAACTAATTAATGTTGAtatgttttttaagaaatttaaataatataggaTATGTGTAtactaaatttaactttaaattctgataataaaatagataatactatgtgaaagaaaacaaaataaattaggaGTACATTAAGGATAAAACCTAAACGATTTATGATTTACAAGTACAGCCCATTCAGTTTACAACATTTTAAGGAACTTAAAATGCGATTAATATATACAAAACTGTGCCAAGCAAAAGTAAgccaatttggtaaaaaaaactttaacgtttttattctaaaaaaatctcaaaactaTATCttgaaaaagcttaaaaatgaatttaCCATGCGCTTCGTCTAGGTTTCTCAAATGGATCTGAATCCCCTCCCATTGAAGGggaaattggagattctctaaTTGATCATCTTGGCCGTCCATTTTCATCCAACAGCCCACACCACACCACGTGTCccactcaaaaataaataataaaatattcattaacttttaaaaagaaaattaaaattagaatttttttttatttatttttaatatggaATGACCGGCCACCCAAAATAAGCCAAGCCATCCCCAAGGGccagttgggggtggcttcatgGCCCTaagggtggccaaagccaccacCATAGCTTAGCTTGGGTGGTCAGTCAtcccatatttaaaaaaaaaattattttacttttttattatttttaattttttaaaaaagttaattaatattttattatttatgttttggtgGAACACGTGACATGTAGACTATTAGATGAAAATAAACCGCCAAGATGATCAATTAgaaaatcttcaatttctccTCTAATGGGAAGGAATCCGAATCCTTCTCAAATggatgattgatgatgatgttggATTGGTGATGTGATGTGATGAGATGGCTCTTGCGTCATCAATAATCCATTACAGACTTGAAATTGATGCATGGTCATGGTGGGGCAGCTTTTGaaaggaaacaaataaaataaaataaaaatgaaaaactgtcattagatttaaaattaaattttattgaatttttatttatctataattttaaaaaatatataataaaaataaaataaaaatcttcatTATAAGATTACccaatgttaaaataataaaatatatataatagtttttATATTGCCTCAACTATATATTGAAATTCATCTCTCCCTTCATGCATTTGCTTCGACATTAacaagtgttttttaaaaaggatTTGGAGAAGAACCCGCAATACCCGCCCCGTTCCGCAATACCCGAACCCGCGCGGGTATTGCTGTCTTTNNNNNNNNNNNNNNNNNNNNNNNNNNNNNNNNNNNNNNNNNNNNNNNNNNNNNNNNNNNNNNNNNNNNNNNNNNNNNNNNNNNNNNNNNNNNNNNNNNNNNNNNNNNNNNNNNNNNNNNNNNNNNNNNNNNNNNNNNNNNNNNNNNNNNNNNNNNNNNNNNNNNNNNNNNNNNNNNNNNNNNNNNNNNNNNNNNNNNNNNNNNNNNNNNNNNNNNNNNNNNNNNNNNNNNNNNNNNNNNNNNNNNNNNNNNNNNNNNNNNNNNNNNNNNNNNNNNNNNNNNNNNNNNNNNNNNNNNNNNNNNNNNNNNNNNNNNNNNNNNNNNNNNNNNNNNNNNNNNNNNNNNNNNNNNNNNNNNNNNNNNNNNNNNNNNNNNNNNNNNNNNNNNNNNNNNNNNNNNNNNNNNNNNNNNNNNNNNNNNNNNNNNNNNNNNNNNNNNNNNNNNNNNNNNNNNNNNNNNNNNNNNNNNNNNNNNNNNNNNNNNNNNNNNNNNNNNNNNNNNNNNNNNNNNNNNNNNNNNNNNNNNNNNNNNNNNNNNNNNNNNNNNNNNNNNNNNNNNNNNNNNNNNNNNNNNNNNNNNNNNNNNNNNNNNNNNNNNNNNNNNNNNNNNNNNNNNNNNNNNNNNNNNNNNNNNNNNNNNNNNNNNNNNNNNNNNNNNNNNNNNNNTGTAGTAGTGTTGCAAATCATACTAGCTTGTTCACTTTCTGAATTGTTTGGAAAGGagaattaaggaaaaattatatatatatatatatatatatatatatagaggcaAACCTTGGTTGTTTCCAACCTGGATCGTTTCTGATCCAGTAGGAAATGTGTCAAATGCGGCAAGACATTCCTCCCAATCTAGTTGGAAATCTTACATTTCCAGTACTTTCTGTAGAGTTGAATGGACAATCGCAGCTACTAATAGGATGTACCGAAACCTTACAGATTTATGGGGGGAGATAGCAAAAAGGGAAGATCCATAAATAACAACCACTGAAGCAGTTGGCAATCAACATTTCCAAATTGGTTATGTAAAAGATTTTTTGTCAgctaaaaaaaagagttgatcCCTATTATAAATTGGAGTAGAAATTAAACAGTTCAACAAAGGAGCACGCACCACCAAACAGATCCGGCCCAAGGCATAAAACTAATGTTGGCCAACACTGTAAAACTAATTAATGATGAtatgttttttaagaaatttaaataatataggaTATGTGTAtactaaatttaactttaaattctgataataaaatagataatacTATgctgaaagaaaacaaaataaattaggaGTACATTAAGGATAAAACCTAAACGATTTATGATTTACAGGTACAGCCCATTCAGTTTACAACATTTTAAGGAACTTAAAATGCGATTAATATATACAAAACTGTGCCAAGCAAAAGTAAgccaatttggtaaaaaaaactttaacgtttttattctaaaaaaatctcaaaactgTATCttgaaaaagcttaaaaatgaatttaCCATGCGCTTCGTCTAGGTTTCTCAAATGGACCTGAATCCCCTCCCATTGAAGGggaaattggagattctctaaTTGATCATCTTGGCCGTCCATTTTCATCTAACAACCCACAACATAGCACGTGTCtcactcaaaaataaataataaaatattcattaacttttaaaaagaaaattaaaattaaaataattttttttaaaatatgaaatggccggccacccaaaatgagccaagccacccccaagggccggttgggggtggccgaaagataggttgggggtggtcgaaccacacccttgaagccacccccatggccagccaccccatattttttttaaggggaaagtccacataaccccctcaaactaccactcaattgacaatgtcccccccaaactttcaattgtgacaatgtccccccccaaactaccaaaaattgtcaatgttccccccaatgacaaaattacccttagtaaatttttttttttttttaaaaaaaaaaaaactaaaacttctagaaaaaacctaaaactaacaaacaaaaaaaaaaaaaaaaatccaaacgttggatttttttttttaaatcaattttataagaaaaaatttttaaaaatttcgattttttttataaaaattgaaaatttccattttatttttatttttatttttgttttataattttatttaaataaaaatttacgtttaaaaaaataataaaattttcgtttaataaaatgaaattttttgttttttaaaactaaataaaaaatagtttttttaaaaaaataaaaatttctgtttttttttaaaaaaatattaaaattttttgtttaaaatatttttttttctaaaaaatattatttttaaattaaaatttttcgtttttttttttaatttataggggtatttttgtcttattgagaaatctataggggtatttttgtcttatNNNNNNNNNNNNNNNNNNNNNNNNNNNNNNNNNNNNNNNNNNNNNNNNNNNNNNNNNNNNNNNNNNNNNNNNNNNNNNNNNNNNNNNNNNNNNNNNNNNNatatatataaaagttacttTTATATAAATTGGTCCCGTCATTTCTGAATTTGTGGGTTTCTCGTTTTAAGCATATTTGTCATTTTGCAATCATTTGTTCAATAATGTGACAGTACCTGAGCTTGTCATTTTGTAATCATTTGTTCTATAATGTGAGGTGAATGTATGTGCCGtgagttaattttttattttattttttttctttttgtgatgAAGAATTTTTCGAGACAGAGTCACTCtgtgtatttatttttattgggcaAATTTTAGACTAATGCAAAGGGCTCCCTCCACACAAATTAAGTAAGATTTCGATAAACATAACTTCGAGAAGGGATTTGAACCTTAAACTTGATCAATGGAGATATATACCACTAAGAATCTAAGATCAAGGCCTTAATTTATTACTTGAGCTAGCCAATCCCTTAAGGTTAAGGGACTGAAATTCTTGCTTAGCAATTAATGAATATGGCCTTCAAATCAATCCTATACATACACATACCATATATTCCCTTTGAACTTAAAATTTGCATATGTAATTATACTGTACGTGATTGTGCTATTCTTAGTCAACCTAAATagggaaaaaataaatcacatctcaaaaagagaaatttcaTCTCAATAATTTAGAGCTAGctttaataaaaatgtatacTTCATTCATAATTAATCACCACACTAGATCACCTTATTTAAGGCTACCAACTTATTAGACATAAATATATAACATGATCAACAACGTTGGACTTGAACTCtgaaacataaaacaacaaataaaacacCTAAAGGATAAGGAAATAAAAGACACCTAACAACATTAGTCTTCATACTTCAACGGTATTAATTATCTTTTCAACATTTCTCAGTAGTTTCAGCTAATTCCTTGTTGGTTTTCTCATGCTTAAAGCAACCTTTCTTGATCATCCAGGACAAGGAACAGATCACCGGCCGTATTATGATCGACAGAGCCGCAACAAGAGCAATGAGACGAAACTTGACAGTTTCAGGTGTAACGGAAAAGATTGCAGCTGCATAAGTCCCGGACATTGAGAAAGTGGCAACTAATACTTCTAAGAAGAAAGGGTACCCAAAAGTAAGAGATAGTAAGAGATAGATGGAAGAGGAGAAGGCCAGGGTGttacaaatcaagaaaaaatgaaaggCTACGGGTTGAGAAGAGTATATAGCCTGCCCCGCGTTGTGTCCGCCTGGATCGACTTTATCATCTTGCCAAACTCCGCCGGGAGGAGCGACTCCGGCTTGAAAGGTCACTGCAGCAATCAAAGCAACCGCCACCAACATAACGTTTCGGATTTCATTTGGAAGCTCCTCATGTTGAAGACAAGGCAGGTAGGTTGGGATAATAAGGTTTTTGAGGAAGGTAGTCAATTTGCTATCCTTCTTGGCACCAGAGTTGTCAGGTGGATTAGCCATTTTAATAAGGAGGCTTTTTCCTCAAAAGGTTTTGAGTAGAAGATGAGAAAGTGTGTTGTAATTAGACCCTCTTGTAGCAAGAGCCAAATATATAGTGAAGATTCAATGTGATCAGTCAATTTAAGGTTCAATAATTCATGAAgttactgatatatatatatatatatatatcaccttTCCATAGAGCTTTTGCCTTGAGCTGCATTTTTGATGACTACTTTATAGGCTTTTTGGTTAATACCTTTTGTAGTGACCGGCCAACTTATGATGCTTTTAGACTATTATATGTATTTGAGATTGTGACTACAAGAATTTTAGTCTTTAGCAATGTCATTATCAAAGATGACATTTTCTGGTTGTCGCTAATTAATAACCAAATATAAGCATTGGTATTTTGTGGTCATCATGGATAATGCGAAATTTTTTATACTACCGATGACAACATTGTAAAATACTTTTTTCGTATGCAGGATTCGTAGGAATTTGACTACTATTATCCTTGCTAAAGAAAAACAAGATAGATTTTATCACTGCTAGCTATTatataaattgaaagaaaacataaaacacataCCAACGACTGAGAATTATATATCAACGACAACAAATCGTGTCGTCATTGAGAGACTAAGAAATTCGTTCTCTATTTGTGTTGCAAAAATGGAAATAAGTTCAGTTTTCAAATTATGACATAAACAACTAACAAGCTCCAAGTTACGCTGCACAACAAAAGAAGTTTCTAAAGCTAATTGATCGAGAAGTAATAACAACGGGTAATTAAGGTTATGCCTTCTTAAATTGAAGAGAAAAGTCATTTTGTTTTACACCATCATTTAATTGGGAGAGAAAAAtcaatcttcattttttttacgCAAGTCAGGCTCTAAAAGAGTTTACACTATCGATTGaatgaatgaaagaaagaaagaaaagaagtgggCATGAGATAAAAACGTGCTTTTCACTTTTGTATGAGCCATTTTGAAAACTCAACGTACAAAATACATGCATGTAGATTGTAGGGCCATAGCTTGTTGAAAGGgcatacaattttttatttttgtgcccCTTTAGGCCTTTAAATGCTCCACCactagaaagagagaagaaagacaCGAGAGAACAGAGAAATTAAGAGCTATatcttatatattaaaatatattaatatgttttataataatttttatttataaaaaggCTATGAATGATTAATAAGTAATTGAGACGGAGAataaaatctaatataaaaagtattttctaaaTGGTCATGTTCGCATGCTGTTTGTTTATAACAGTTCAAATAATGAAAACTCTCATGTTGCAAGTCGAGAGATAAGGCAGCTACCAGAAGTAGTAAGACTTAGAGAGGAGTCTATTTGGCACGAAAgtgatgttgaaaaaaaaaaaaatgagaatgtttAGTAtgagaaaatgcaaaaaaaaaaaaaaaaaagttttctagtgatttttttatttaaataatagtaaaaagttattaaaatgatgtaaaaaataagaatgttgacaattaaattttttaaataaatagtaaGAAGCTTTTCGCAAAAAGTGCCAATGAAACTACATACCccttattaatttgtaaaagtgAAATGATTTTTGCTTCTTGCTTTTGTTAGGggataaaaattaacttttcaaataatatcatttCTTGTGGATGTTTCTTGTGGATGAATCAGGTATATCGGGCTGTTTGGCATTTGACAATCATCGATGGAAGAGGAGCTGCAAAAAGTAATCAAGCAAaatctctctcccccctctctgtctatatatatatatatatataaagatatgTATAGTTAGAATTAGGCAGAAAGATGAGTCACACCTTAAAAAAGAGAAGTCACACATCTCAATAGTTGATAGCtttaataaaaatacatgaTTCATAATTAATGATCACTAATTTACATCACATTACATATAAGGCTACCACCTTATTGGAGAACCTGAGCTGAAATTATCAAGAaacaatacatatataatagtgAAATACACCAGTGGAAAAAACAGGTACGAGGACCCAAACATCactaaaaaccaaatcaaaagaaaaacattaacTAGAtgtagaagaagagaaaaaaaaggaaggccAAATTGAAGCTTAACCCTTGTCGAACCACTTACAAGGCTTGAGGAGAATCTGATGAGGAAACCGGCGATCGAACAAGGCATAAGATAAAAGGCCATGCTAATTAATTACTCGATCGGGGGAAGAGTACTACTCCTAGCCTGTAGACATCGTAGCTAGATCCTTAACATATATAAAAGCAATAGAGGTATGAAAATCATTAAAAGATACAACATTATGATTATCTGTAGCAAATTAATTTACTGAAAGAAGATGttaatttttgtattaatttaagGAACATATTTATGAAGAATATGAGGAAGATGAAAGTTGCGGTTGGGAGAAggaaaaatagaggaaaaaaatttggtggTGGATATATAGGCAAACCTTGGCGTACTCCTCACAGTGCTGGCAAATATGGCATGGattgtttgtttcatttttaggTTCTTCGCATCCCATCCCTgcagcaattgtaacatatcttcaacaaatactatttcacaaaatattaaaaataaaataataataacaacaacaacatctAACATACAACGTGACAAGACATAGATAACCGGTCGTATCAGGAGAGGCAGAATTGCAACAAGAGAGATGAGACGAAACGTGCCCGTTTCGTAAGGTGTAATGGAAAAAACAGCNNNNNNNNNNNNNNNNNNNNNNNNNNNNNNNNNNNNNNNNNNNNNNNNNNNNNNNNNNNNNNNNNNNNNNNNNNNNNNNNNNNNNNNNNNNNNNNNNNNNTGTTCGTTATCGGAATCTTGCCAAACTCCGCCTGGAGGAGCGACTCCGGCTTGAAAGGTCACTGCAGCAATCAAAGCAACTGCCACCAATATAACGCCTCGCATGTCATTTGGAAGCTCCTTATGTAGAGGAACAGGCGGGCTGATTGGTATAATAAAGTTTCTAAGGAAGCTACGCAATCTT from Corylus avellana chromosome ca1, CavTom2PMs-1.0 encodes the following:
- the LOC132172652 gene encoding uncharacterized protein LOC132172652, which gives rise to MANPPDNSGAKKDSKLTTFLKNLIIPTYLPCLQHEELPNEIRNVMLVAVALIAAVTFQAGVAPPGGVWQDDKVDPGGHNAGQAIYSSQPVAFHFFLICNTLAFSSSIYLLLSLTFGYPFFLEVLVATFSMSGTYAAAIFSVTPETVKFRLIALVAALSIIIRPVICSLSWMIKKGCFKHEKTNKELAETTEKC